One window from the genome of Phycisphaerales bacterium encodes:
- a CDS encoding integrin alpha — MPRRKREGTAGVAIAAGLAASCWPAPNAWAGVDPLSQPFPGLLDLSDLGASIGFVLEGVAEGDAAGHAVSSMRDFNGDGLGDAVVGAPGGHGRAYLVFGRDGQWPVTFSLADLDGHTGIRLFTSRPSTGNDAIGHAVSGGGDVNGDGFGDALVGAPLTWPGDPHTGPYPTGVTYTVFGRDGAGTGLPASIDLALLDGGDGFRTLGPCIFAESGSAVAGSESSADINGDGIDDVAIGAAGAFEGYCYGDSYVVFGRDAAAGSTFEPTLTVDDLDGAAGFVFNAFSFYNGGGAAVAVGDTNGDGLADAVFGTPREYTSTPSRPSGEPTGATYVIYGRDAATGATYPDQIDRRDLDGRLGVQLIGSAVDANSGSAVAVVGDLNDDGVRDLAIGEPGLDSADPQTTRGAVVVLFGRSRLEAAIDLAEASDGDGFRLLGAQAGDALGLRVAAAGDVNGDGRDDLIATDHRAAYVLFGRDASEGFADALSVDELDGEHGFAIRAPAPIKAVSGGVDLNGDGRSDLLLGMPDASPGGVPGAGAVAVVFGRTVRACAADIDHDGELTIFDFLAFQNLFDAGDARADFDGDGELTIFDFLAFQNAFDDGCG; from the coding sequence ATGCCACGCAGGAAGCGTGAAGGCACGGCCGGAGTTGCGATCGCGGCGGGGCTGGCGGCATCGTGCTGGCCCGCACCGAACGCGTGGGCCGGGGTCGACCCGCTGAGCCAGCCCTTCCCGGGCCTGCTGGACCTATCCGACCTGGGCGCTTCGATCGGGTTCGTGCTCGAGGGCGTGGCCGAGGGCGATGCCGCCGGCCACGCCGTGTCATCGATGCGTGACTTCAACGGCGACGGACTCGGCGATGCCGTCGTCGGGGCGCCGGGCGGGCATGGCCGGGCCTACCTCGTGTTTGGCAGAGACGGCCAATGGCCCGTCACGTTCAGCCTGGCAGACCTCGACGGCCACACGGGCATCCGGCTCTTCACGTCGCGGCCCTCGACGGGCAACGACGCGATCGGGCACGCCGTCTCGGGAGGCGGCGATGTCAACGGCGACGGCTTCGGCGACGCGCTGGTAGGTGCACCGCTGACCTGGCCGGGCGACCCGCACACCGGCCCGTACCCCACGGGCGTGACGTACACGGTCTTTGGTCGCGACGGCGCGGGCACGGGCCTCCCGGCATCGATCGATCTTGCGTTGCTCGACGGCGGCGACGGCTTCCGCACGCTGGGGCCGTGCATCTTTGCCGAGAGCGGCTCCGCCGTTGCGGGCAGCGAGTCGAGCGCCGACATCAATGGCGACGGGATCGATGACGTGGCCATCGGTGCGGCGGGCGCCTTCGAGGGATACTGCTACGGCGATAGTTACGTCGTCTTCGGTCGCGATGCGGCAGCGGGCAGCACGTTCGAACCAACGCTCACGGTTGATGACCTCGACGGCGCGGCAGGCTTCGTGTTCAATGCGTTCAGCTTCTACAACGGCGGCGGCGCCGCGGTCGCGGTGGGCGACACCAACGGCGACGGACTGGCCGACGCCGTCTTCGGCACGCCACGCGAGTACACGAGCACGCCATCGCGGCCCTCCGGCGAGCCGACCGGAGCCACCTACGTGATCTACGGGCGCGATGCGGCGACGGGCGCAACCTACCCCGATCAGATCGATCGCCGAGACCTCGATGGTCGGCTTGGGGTGCAGCTCATCGGCTCGGCGGTCGATGCCAACAGCGGATCGGCGGTCGCCGTCGTGGGCGATCTGAACGACGACGGCGTCCGAGATCTTGCCATCGGCGAACCCGGACTCGACTCGGCAGACCCGCAAACGACCCGCGGAGCCGTCGTCGTGCTCTTCGGACGCTCACGGCTCGAAGCCGCCATCGACCTCGCTGAAGCGAGCGACGGCGACGGCTTCAGGCTCCTCGGGGCCCAGGCCGGCGACGCGCTGGGCCTGCGCGTGGCTGCCGCAGGCGACGTCAACGGCGACGGGCGCGACGACCTGATCGCGACCGACCATCGCGCGGCTTACGTGCTGTTCGGACGGGACGCGTCGGAGGGATTCGCCGACGCGCTGAGCGTCGATGAACTGGACGGCGAACACGGGTTCGCGATCCGCGCCCCGGCGCCGATCAAGGCCGTTTCGGGCGGCGTCGACCTCAACGGCGATGGGCGGAGCGATCTGTTGCTGGGCATGCCCGACGCATCACCCGGCGGCGTGCCCGGAGCCGGGGCCGTCGCGGTGGTGTTCGGGCGGACGGTCCGGGCGTGCGCGGCCGACATCGACCACGATGGCGAGCTGACGATCTTCGACTTCCTCGCATTCCAGAACCTCTTCGATGCAGGAGATGCGCGCGCCGACTTCGACGGCGACGGCGAACTGACCATCTTCGACTTCCTCGCGTTCCAGAACGCGTTTGACGATGGCTGCGGGTAG
- a CDS encoding GC-type dockerin domain-anchored protein: MRGQSCEPGWQSGYGVRGVLGAGQDTIYAMASWDHGSGPGLYVAGNLYFAGEAFAGNVARWDGERWAALGDAKSAPDARPGPDRDVLDMVVYDDGSGESLYVAGSFGSVDGEPVSGIARWNGQRWSDVGGGIRGPGGAYVFALEVYDGALYAAGWFTSAGGVSASNIARWDGTAWTPLGGGLNERALTLAVVDDGTGEVLCVGGRFNEASGTPVQRVACWDGSAWQAVGEGLPDGFSLTLTSHDQGDGEVLYALGDFFVPGFEQRLYRWTGDEWTTLPLPELSSSKNLVSLNSDGRRSLYAIGAFYTPELESFARVARWDGASWTFEAPADDYLFSYFAQDAIVHDDGTGPAFYLGGFFNNVGGVGASNIARFDGQAWTGLGDQMGVDREVASLTRWDDGTGQAVYAAGTFLSAGDTLVHRVARLDANGWSALTGPDGVIGLDAQAYAIAAYDDGDNSELYVGGFFNRAGGQPASKIARWNGTRWAALGDGLDGSPRAMAVHDEGEGDKLFVGGDFGVAGGLPVRHVARWDGEQWSSTEGGPNRSVLALASFDHGAGPTLYAGGEFDRVNDDRAWYIARWDGKAWEPLPGIAAGTNRPVMAFAKFDDGTGPALYVGGSFDHAGGIRASGIARWDGTEWSAVGELDTAYVTSLAVVPLPGGPRLVAGGWFSFDGGLTSHGTMAWDGFGWQPLDRGVNDPVRSLAWIDLGWGVELVVGGSFLTFDDRPSGYVARLRTCLAVCSADIDRDGELTPMDFLAFRNLFDAGDARTDFDFDGALTLFDFLAFQNAFSAGCG; this comes from the coding sequence GTGCGTGGTCAATCGTGCGAGCCAGGCTGGCAGTCTGGCTACGGCGTACGCGGCGTTCTGGGAGCCGGGCAGGACACGATCTATGCCATGGCCTCTTGGGACCACGGGAGCGGGCCGGGGCTCTACGTCGCCGGCAACCTCTACTTCGCAGGCGAGGCCTTCGCGGGCAACGTCGCGCGATGGGATGGTGAACGATGGGCTGCCCTCGGCGACGCGAAGAGCGCTCCTGATGCACGGCCGGGTCCCGATCGCGACGTTTTGGACATGGTCGTCTACGACGATGGTTCGGGCGAATCGCTGTACGTCGCGGGCAGTTTCGGTTCCGTCGACGGCGAGCCGGTGTCTGGGATTGCACGATGGAATGGGCAGCGATGGAGCGATGTGGGCGGAGGCATCCGAGGACCAGGGGGAGCCTATGTGTTCGCTTTGGAGGTTTACGACGGCGCGCTGTATGCCGCCGGATGGTTTACCAGCGCGGGGGGCGTGTCGGCTAGCAACATCGCCCGCTGGGATGGCACGGCCTGGACCCCGCTGGGCGGCGGACTCAATGAACGCGCCCTGACACTTGCGGTAGTCGATGACGGCACCGGAGAGGTCCTATGCGTCGGCGGAAGGTTCAACGAGGCCTCGGGCACGCCCGTGCAGCGGGTGGCGTGCTGGGACGGCAGTGCCTGGCAAGCAGTGGGCGAAGGACTTCCCGACGGTTTTTCCCTGACTCTTACGTCCCACGACCAAGGGGACGGCGAGGTGCTCTATGCGCTCGGAGACTTCTTCGTGCCGGGCTTCGAGCAACGCCTGTATCGATGGACCGGCGACGAGTGGACGACGCTTCCCCTACCAGAACTCAGCTCCTCGAAGAACCTCGTCTCGTTGAACTCTGATGGACGCCGGTCGCTGTACGCGATCGGCGCGTTCTACACGCCTGAGCTCGAGAGCTTTGCGCGAGTGGCAAGGTGGGACGGTGCGTCATGGACCTTCGAGGCCCCGGCGGACGACTATCTGTTCAGCTACTTTGCACAGGACGCGATCGTGCACGACGACGGCACGGGCCCCGCGTTCTATCTCGGTGGGTTCTTCAACAACGTCGGTGGCGTGGGCGCGAGCAACATCGCCCGCTTCGACGGCCAGGCCTGGACCGGCCTAGGCGACCAGATGGGCGTGGACCGCGAGGTTGCCTCGCTCACCAGGTGGGACGACGGAACCGGCCAGGCGGTTTACGCGGCCGGCACCTTCCTGTCTGCCGGCGACACGCTGGTGCATCGCGTCGCCAGGCTCGATGCCAACGGGTGGAGCGCCCTTACCGGTCCCGATGGTGTCATCGGGCTGGACGCGCAGGCTTACGCCATCGCGGCCTACGACGACGGCGACAATTCCGAGCTGTATGTCGGAGGGTTCTTCAATCGCGCCGGCGGCCAGCCGGCCAGCAAGATCGCTCGATGGAACGGGACGCGATGGGCAGCGCTGGGTGACGGGCTCGATGGCTCGCCCAGGGCCATGGCCGTACATGACGAGGGCGAAGGCGACAAGCTGTTCGTCGGCGGTGACTTCGGTGTTGCCGGCGGCCTGCCCGTGCGTCACGTCGCGCGATGGGACGGTGAGCAGTGGTCGTCGACGGAGGGCGGGCCAAATCGCTCGGTGCTGGCACTGGCCTCGTTCGATCACGGTGCGGGGCCAACGCTCTACGCGGGGGGCGAGTTCGATCGAGTCAACGACGATCGGGCCTGGTACATCGCCCGCTGGGACGGCAAGGCCTGGGAGCCGCTACCCGGTATCGCTGCAGGCACCAATCGACCCGTGATGGCCTTCGCGAAGTTCGATGACGGGACTGGTCCGGCTCTCTATGTCGGGGGCAGCTTCGATCACGCTGGCGGGATTCGGGCCTCCGGCATCGCCCGCTGGGATGGGACGGAGTGGTCGGCCGTGGGTGAACTCGACACCGCCTACGTGACCTCGTTGGCGGTCGTACCGCTTCCCGGTGGTCCGCGCCTCGTGGCGGGCGGATGGTTCTCGTTCGATGGCGGACTGACGAGCCACGGCACCATGGCATGGGACGGCTTCGGCTGGCAGCCGCTCGATCGTGGCGTCAACGACCCGGTGCGCTCGTTGGCTTGGATCGATCTTGGATGGGGCGTCGAGTTAGTCGTGGGAGGTTCCTTCCTCACGTTCGACGACAGGCCTTCGGGGTATGTCGCACGCCTCCGCACGTGCCTCGCTGTCTGTTCGGCCGACATTGATCGCGACGGAGAACTTACCCCGATGGACTTCCTGGCATTCCGGAACCTTTTCGATGCTGGGGACGCGCGCACCGACTTCGACTTCGATGGTGCGCTGACGCTCTTCGACTTCCTGGCGTTCCAGAACGCCTTCAGCGCGGGGTGTGGCTAG
- a CDS encoding GC-type dockerin domain-anchored protein produces MKIAAALVAAAAATALAPFAHAQDEVAYWSFNQQALPGGGFGYLAGSFPFPAEFGDQAGSATLNVSGGITDELTTSSGGDEVFRWIQSFSGTDIGAEFGEGSGGSLAVQGGTDTLNNGSQITVGFDGTGLDDLELYFAARRTGSGFSSITIELFDGDTLVAEIASALDVGSDFALQFFSIGELDGVEDARVVVTLDGATGTSGNIRTDNWLIEGDSATGGCRADLDGDGELTLFDFLQFQNLFDAGDLAADFDGDGELTLFDFLAFQNEFDAGC; encoded by the coding sequence ATGAAGATCGCCGCCGCGCTCGTGGCCGCCGCTGCCGCCACCGCTCTTGCTCCGTTCGCGCACGCTCAGGACGAAGTCGCCTACTGGTCGTTTAACCAGCAGGCCCTGCCCGGCGGCGGCTTCGGCTACCTCGCCGGCTCGTTCCCCTTCCCCGCCGAGTTCGGTGACCAAGCCGGCTCGGCCACGCTCAACGTGAGCGGCGGCATCACCGACGAGCTCACCACCAGCAGCGGTGGCGACGAGGTCTTCCGTTGGATCCAGTCGTTCAGTGGCACCGACATCGGCGCCGAGTTCGGCGAGGGCAGCGGCGGCTCGCTGGCCGTCCAGGGCGGCACCGACACGCTCAACAACGGCAGCCAGATCACCGTCGGCTTCGACGGCACGGGCCTGGATGACCTCGAGCTCTACTTCGCCGCCCGTCGCACCGGATCGGGCTTCAGCAGCATCACGATCGAGTTGTTCGACGGCGACACGCTCGTCGCCGAGATCGCCAGCGCTCTGGACGTGGGCTCGGACTTCGCGCTCCAGTTTTTCTCGATCGGTGAACTGGACGGCGTCGAAGACGCGCGCGTCGTCGTCACGCTGGACGGCGCGACCGGCACCTCGGGCAACATTCGCACGGACAACTGGCTCATCGAAGGCGATTCCGCGACCGGTGGCTGCCGGGCCGACCTCGACGGTGACGGCGAGCTGACGTTGTTCGACTTCCTGCAGTTCCAGAACCTGTTCGACGCCGGCGATCTCGCCGCCGACTTCGACGGCGACGGCGAGCTGACGCTCTTCGACTTCCTGGCGTTCCAGAACGAGTTCGACGCGGGCTGCTGA
- a CDS encoding radical SAM protein, with product MTTAAVELPPVVAGRDHRLDAIRTKVEAGERLSLDDGLVLYETTDVWGVIAMADAVRRRLHGDTAYYNINRHMNYSNVCALSCKFCEFYRKKGDAGAYTRDMDYIRNQALEAIENGATEMHIVGGLHPYLPWDYYPEMMRTIKEAAPGLHIKALTAVEIVHLAKIAKKYKRSDRQAGIRWVLSELKAAGLDSLPGGGAEVFDDRVHDEAYKGKIRSDEWLDVHLVAHELGLNTNATILYGHIDQRRERLVHMEILRRAQDQALARLGYQGEEGFIEPGLAATEGVTAPVITLTRDGVPQPTPDMAKKEAGYFQTIIPLPFFPDGSEMEHLYGPTGLENLRTIAIARLMLDNFPHVKAFWIMQTLSMAQVMLEAGADDIDGTVVWYDITKVGGSTTHQETTVLDLQRSIREAGFTPVERDTLYRRVTREGKAWRLAE from the coding sequence ATGACCACCGCCGCCGTCGAACTGCCGCCCGTCGTTGCCGGTCGCGACCACCGGCTCGACGCCATCCGCACCAAGGTCGAGGCCGGCGAGCGTCTCTCGCTCGACGACGGCCTGGTGCTCTACGAGACCACCGACGTCTGGGGCGTCATCGCGATGGCCGACGCGGTCCGCCGGCGGCTCCACGGCGACACGGCCTACTACAACATCAACCGCCACATGAACTACAGCAACGTGTGCGCGCTCTCGTGCAAGTTCTGCGAGTTCTACCGCAAGAAGGGCGACGCGGGCGCATACACGCGCGACATGGACTACATCCGCAATCAGGCGCTCGAGGCCATCGAGAACGGCGCCACCGAGATGCACATCGTCGGCGGGCTCCATCCCTACCTGCCCTGGGACTACTACCCCGAGATGATGCGGACCATCAAGGAGGCGGCGCCAGGACTGCACATCAAGGCGCTCACGGCCGTCGAGATCGTGCACCTCGCGAAGATTGCGAAGAAGTACAAGCGCAGCGATCGGCAGGCGGGCATCCGCTGGGTGCTCAGCGAGCTGAAGGCCGCGGGGCTCGACTCGCTGCCCGGCGGCGGTGCCGAAGTCTTCGACGATCGCGTGCACGACGAGGCGTACAAGGGCAAGATCCGCAGCGACGAGTGGCTCGACGTCCACCTCGTGGCGCACGAGCTGGGCCTGAACACCAACGCAACGATCCTCTACGGCCACATCGATCAGCGGCGTGAGCGTCTCGTACACATGGAGATCCTCCGCCGCGCACAGGACCAGGCACTCGCGCGGCTCGGATATCAGGGCGAAGAAGGCTTCATCGAGCCCGGCCTCGCGGCGACCGAGGGCGTGACCGCGCCGGTGATCACGCTGACGCGCGACGGCGTGCCCCAGCCTACGCCCGACATGGCTAAGAAGGAAGCTGGCTACTTCCAGACCATCATCCCACTGCCCTTCTTCCCCGATGGCAGCGAGATGGAGCACCTCTACGGTCCGACCGGCCTCGAGAACCTGCGCACCATCGCCATTGCTCGGCTGATGCTCGACAACTTCCCGCACGTCAAGGCGTTCTGGATCATGCAGACCCTCAGCATGGCTCAGGTGATGCTCGAGGCCGGCGCCGACGACATCGACGGCACGGTCGTGTGGTACGACATCACCAAGGTCGGCGGCTCGACGACCCACCAGGAGACGACCGTGCTTGACCTGCAGCGGTCGATCCGCGAGGCGGGCTTCACGCCGGTCGAGCGCGACACGCTGTATCGGAGGGTGACGCGGGAAGGCAAGGCGTGGCGGCTCGCCGAGTAA